One genomic window of Candidatus Trichorickettsia mobilis includes the following:
- the nth gene encoding endonuclease III yields MQVKIVEQIFSELHKHNQNPVTELKYNNNFTLLVAVVLSAQATDLSVNKASSDLFLYYNSPEKMLALGEDGLKNYIKTIGLYHTKAANIIKTCQALIERHNGQVPASFEELIKLPGVGVKTANVILNCAFDQPTIAVDTHVFRVSKRLGLAHAQQHQQVGVELLQVIPLKWQKIAHHLLILHGRYICKARNPDCKNCCIQKYCEYYKKIYSK; encoded by the coding sequence ATGCAAGTTAAAATCGTTGAGCAAATATTTAGTGAGCTCCATAAACATAACCAAAATCCGGTTACAGAATTAAAATACAACAATAATTTTACATTATTAGTTGCTGTGGTATTATCAGCGCAGGCTACTGATTTGAGTGTGAATAAGGCAAGTAGTGATTTATTCTTATATTATAATAGCCCGGAAAAAATGTTGGCTTTGGGTGAAGATGGGCTCAAAAATTATATCAAAACAATAGGCTTGTATCATACCAAGGCGGCAAATATTATAAAAACTTGCCAAGCACTGATTGAAAGGCATAACGGGCAGGTGCCAGCATCATTTGAAGAATTAATAAAATTGCCTGGTGTTGGAGTTAAAACCGCAAATGTAATTCTAAATTGCGCATTTGATCAGCCAACTATTGCGGTGGATACTCATGTATTTCGTGTATCTAAAAGGTTGGGTTTGGCGCATGCACAGCAGCATCAGCAAGTGGGAGTAGAGTTATTACAAGTAATTCCACTAAAATGGCAAAAAATTGCCCATCATTTATTGATTTTACATGGTCGGTATATTTGCAAAGCACGTAATCCTGACTGTAAGAATTGTTGTATACAGAAATATTGTGAATATTATAAAAAAATTTACAGCAAATAA
- the grxD gene encoding Grx4 family monothiol glutaredoxin → MTANENFDYIQNEITNNDIVLFIKGTADFPECGFSSVVVSIFKKLGVPFKDINILTSADLRQAIKDFSNWPTIPQIYIKGEFIGGCDIIREMYDTNELATLLKAKNILSS, encoded by the coding sequence ATGACAGCAAATGAAAATTTTGATTATATCCAAAATGAAATTACCAACAACGATATAGTATTATTTATTAAAGGTACTGCAGATTTTCCGGAATGTGGGTTCTCCAGTGTAGTAGTATCAATATTTAAAAAACTTGGCGTACCGTTCAAAGACATTAATATACTAACTTCAGCCGATTTACGTCAAGCAATCAAAGATTTTAGCAATTGGCCTACTATCCCCCAAATATATATTAAAGGTGAATTTATTGGCGGTTGTGATATTATCAGAGAAATGTACGATACCAATGAGCTCGCCACATTGCTGAAAGCAAAAAACATTTTATCTTCATAA